A window of the Synchiropus splendidus isolate RoL2022-P1 chromosome 6, RoL_Sspl_1.0, whole genome shotgun sequence genome harbors these coding sequences:
- the LOC128760948 gene encoding protein CFAP20DC-like, whose protein sequence is MAAPLYNVASIKLFKSCYQGPGCIELFSARGNNPVKYWKLSGAPSGIRREYSKNLRGLVYCLDAGSRTVKMRMPADETMSLSINQRFLVFQVKVPDKKYFCLEIGVTDSDNIQRRLYFSTMRRQFCASSLLNAKIPFIGLQPDVWSTLFIDLYSFGSVFTTKASLTLNDVTVHANCEIRRIFTMEPQIETSKIGMFLDEKALTEMVPRSCVFPGHVTNVAQILDLQSFRKETILEKEPEKAVS, encoded by the exons ATGGCTGCGCCGCTGTACAATGTGGCGTCAATCaagctgttcaagtcctgctACCAG GGACCTGGCTGTATCGAGCTGTTCAGCGCAAGAGGAAACAACCCAGTAAAATACTGGAAGCTAAGTGGCGCCCCCTCTGGCATACGCAGA GAATACAGTAAAAACCTCAGGGGACTTGTCTACTGCCTGGACGCTGGCAGCCGGACTGTGAAGATGCGAATGCCGGCGGATGAAACAATGTCAC TCAGTATCAATCAGCGATTCCTGGTGTTTCAAGTCAAGGTTCCTGATAAAAAGTATTTTTGCCTTGAGATTGG GGTAACGGACTCCGATAACATTCAGAGAAGACTTTACTTCTCGACAATGAGGAGGCAGTTCTGCGCGTCATCCCTTCTGAATGCAAAAATCCCTTTCATTGGACTTCAGCCTGATGTT TGGTCAACACTGTTCATCGACCTCTATTCGTTCGGCAGCGTGTTCACGACCAAAGCCAGCTTGACACTGAATGACGTCACTGTACATGCTAACTGCGAAATTCGCAGAATCTTTACCATGGAGCCACAGATAGAGACTTCGAAAATTG GTATGTTTCTTGATGAGAAGGCTCTGACCGAAATGGTGCCGCGGAGTTGTGTCTTCCCGGGACACGTGACTAATGTGGCTCAGATTTTGGACCTTCAGAGTTTCAGGAAAGAAACGATACTAGAAAAAGAACCAGAGAAAGCTGTTTCTTAA